One Coffea arabica cultivar ET-39 chromosome 5c, Coffea Arabica ET-39 HiFi, whole genome shotgun sequence DNA window includes the following coding sequences:
- the LOC113690447 gene encoding EH domain-containing protein 1 — protein sequence MEIDSAPISRCSKENQKIYQDWFAFADSDGDGRLTGADATKFFALSNLPRHDLKQVWAIADSKRQGFLGFKEFITAVQLVSLAQAGHALTSDIIYAEVDFESLKPPAMDGLEALLAKKKHTPKSDLEQNGIPQLQSSPSANWFSSSKSAKKVSLSSVTSIVDGLKKLYVQKLKPLEATYRFNDFVSPLLTNSDFDAKPMVMLLGQYSTGKTTFIKHLLKTSYPGAHIGPEPTTDRFVVVMNGPDERSIPGNTIAVQADMPFSGLTTFGTSFLSKFECSQMPHPLLEHITFVDTPGVLSGEKQRTQRSYDFTGVISWFAAKCDLILLLFDPHKLDISDEFKRVIASLRGHDDKIRVVLNKADQVDTQQLMRVYGALMWSLGKVLNTPEVTRVYIGSFNDKPINEVATGPIGKELFEKEQDDLLADLKNIPKKACDRRINEFVKRARAAKIHAYIISHLKKEMPAMMGKAKTQQRLVDNLEVEFGKVQREFHLPAGDFPNVEHFREVLSGYSIDKFEKLKPKMIQSVDDMLGYDIPELLKNFRNPYD from the exons ATGGAAATTGATTCCGCTCCAATCAGCCGATGCTCCAAAGAAAACCAGAAGATCTATCAGGACTGGTTCGCTTTTGCTGATTCAG atGGAGATGGGCGACTTACAGGAGCTGACGCCACCAAATTCTTTGCCCTCTCAAATTTACCTCGCCATGATCTTAAACAG GTTTGGGCTATTGCAGATTCTAAACGACAAGGTTTTCTTGGTTTTAAAGAGTTTATTACGGCAGTTCAG TTAGTTTCTTTGGCACAAGCGGGGCATGCATTAACTAGTGATATCATATACGCTGAAG TTGACTTTGAAAGTCTGAAACCTCCAGCAATGGATGGGTTGGAGGCGCTACTAGCT AAGAAAAAGCATACACCGAAAAGTGACCTAGAACAAAATG GCATTCCTCAGTTGCAGTCTTCACCATCTGCTAATTGGTTTTCTTCGTCAAAGTCTGCAAAGAAG GTGTCTCTAAGCTCTGTTACATCAATTGTTGACGGATTGAAGAAGTTGTACGTCCAAAAACTGAAGCCATTGGAAGCAACATATCGTTTCAATGATTTTGTTTCCCCTTTGTTG ACAAATAGCGATTTTGATGCTAAGCCCATGGTGATGTTGTTGGGTCAATACTCAACTGGGAAAACAACATTCATTAAACATCTGCTCAAAACGAGTTATCCAG GTGCTCACATTGGACCAGAGCCTACAACAGACAGATTTGTTGTTgttatg AATGGACCCGATGAAAGAAGTATTCCAGGGAACACTATTGCTGTACAAGCAGATATGCCATTCAGTGGTCTGACTACCTTCGGAACTTCctttttgtcaaaatttgaGTGCTCTCAAATGCCACACCCA CTGTTGGAGCATATTACATTTGTGGACACCCCCGGAGTTTTATCAGGAGAAAAGCAACGAACACAGAGAAGTTATGACTTTACTGGTGTCATATCATGGTTCGCTGCAAAATGTGACCTCATTTTGCTTTTGTTTGATCCTCACAAACTTGATATAAGTGATGAATTCAAACGTGTAATTGCATCTCTACGAGGTCATGATGATAAGATTCGGGTAGTCTTGAATAAAGCTGATCAAGTTGATACTCAACAA CTTATGCGAGTTTACGGAGCTCTAATGTGGTCTCTTGGCAAAGTTCTGAACACTCCCGAGGTTACTCGGGTCTATATTGG CTCTTTCAATGACAAGCCTATCAATGAGGTCGCCACTGGTCCTATTGGAAAAGAGctttttgaaaaagaacaagatgacCTCCTTGCAGATCTGAAGAATATACCCAAAAAGGCTTGTGATCGTAGA atAAATGAATTTGTAAAGCGTGCTAGGGCTGCCAAGATTCATGCTTATATTATCAGTCATCTGAAAAAGGAGATGCCTGCCATGATGGGCAAGGCAAAAACGCAGCAGAGACTCGTTGATAACCTGGAAGTGGAATTCGGAAAG GTTCAGAGGGAGTTCCATCTGCCAGCGGGGGATTTTCCGAATGTTGAACACTTTCGGGAGGTCCTGAGTGGATATAGCATTGATAAGTTCGAGAAATTGAAGCCTAAAATGATACAATctgttgatgatatgcttggATACGATATCCCAGAACTTCTCAAGAATTTCCGGAATCCATATGATTGA
- the LOC113690445 gene encoding upstream activation factor subunit UAF30-like, whose amino-acid sequence MLPQRMKKVITDNPKQLADLIDLVNLPSTLREFTGQSQTSRLGCFTRVWSYIKENKLQDPNNKNLVNCDAKLKQILLGKGQVDLAELPMLIKLHFPKQQK is encoded by the exons ATGCTGCCTCAGAGGATGAAAAAGGTCATTACCGACAACCCAAAACAACTTGCTGACTTGATCGACCTTGTAAACCTGCCCTCAACGCTCAGAGAATTCACGGGCCAGTCGCAGACCTCGCGTTTGGGGTGCTTTACGCGTGTTTGGTCGTACATCAAGGAGAACAAACTCCAG GATCCAAATAACAAGAATCTGGTCAATTGTGATGCTAAATTGAAGCAAATTCTGTTGGGTAAAGGCCAAGTCGATCTTGCTGAACTTCCTATGCTGATTAAGCTGCATTTCCCGAAGCAGCAGAAATGA